In Gammaproteobacteria bacterium, the following proteins share a genomic window:
- a CDS encoding chorismate pyruvate-lyase family protein: MISLSEYPKALQLLMQTDGTVTELIKLLAGESIKVVKIHSEVSDSLLIRQIYLQGEHSNKNWLFANSKVYLNHLSEEFVSDLLEKSKPIGTLWLDYKMETFKEMVKQEMLISDSLESTGFIKGMEVLSRTYDVFNNKKRIMRITENFPCELYNQLLF, from the coding sequence ATGATTTCACTTTCTGAATACCCCAAAGCCTTACAGCTTTTGATGCAAACTGATGGAACAGTTACAGAGCTAATAAAACTTCTAGCAGGCGAATCTATTAAAGTTGTTAAAATTCACAGCGAAGTCAGTGACAGCCTCTTAATCCGACAAATTTATTTACAAGGTGAACATAGCAATAAAAATTGGCTGTTTGCAAATTCTAAAGTTTATTTGAATCATCTTTCTGAAGAGTTTGTCAGTGATTTATTAGAAAAATCAAAGCCAATCGGAACCTTATGGTTAGATTATAAAATGGAAACATTTAAAGAAATGGTTAAGCAGGAGATGTTAATTTCTGATTCGCTGGAATCGACAGGATTTATCAAAGGAATGGAAGTTCTGAGCCGAACTTATGATGTTTTCAACAATAAAAAGCGAATTATGAGAATTACTGAAAACTTTCCATGCGAGCTTTATAATCAGTTGCTATTTTGA
- a CDS encoding patatin-like phospholipase family protein encodes MKPLLKTQLFVLIILTFISVNLNAYNSNRPKIGLVLSGGGARGLAHIGVLKALEEKKIPIDYIAGTSMGAIVGGLYSTGMSTDDLDWVVRSIDWKRVFRPSTDRKKQQYSARQADKDYFVDLELGISKSGPKSGKGFAGGQQLMLELQRIVGSIKTEKFDDFPIPFRAVATDLNAAEPYVIDHGDLAMALRASMAVPLVFGPVRHQGKFLADGGILNNLPVDVVKDMGADIVIAVNISSPLSEINEDSSIITVSYQSVDVALVQNTIRSLGLADIVIAPELGELTASDFEKYEEFVSAGIDGVKSKSLVLEHLSLSDEDYLTSIDSRKLLIQEIPKVIEFVSFSGNKRTSLERLTNKTKHILNRPFVVSEIQDLADELAVDNDILTVTYKVISNETNQQGIDFHIQEKNWGPDYLKFGLKVAGDFDSNTRISMLARHHRYNINRKGGEWINDVSVGSLLQWKSELNQPIDFVDKYFLSANLLMAKDSRRFYGNIYNPSLAGQDIEDEFDIEATGEYDIKDFGFGIDWGANITENSEFRAGLWFLDQNVVSVINDSEFETAIDRSAGLRLRYGLDTLNKAVYSRSGMDLKAEIGLFDNVQIAKVDVFKRIPISDNTAIHLGFQGDFTNHAEDGEVLFAYGGLDNFAGYPQHSLLGLNAVVFELGAFTDLDRINLPIFGSPKFIIKGHYGNVWQHHIQVEDMLYGYSAGVSLDVVNTVLFLGSGYTDGGDFRFYFRLGTGF; translated from the coding sequence ATGAAGCCCTTATTAAAAACTCAATTGTTTGTATTGATAATTTTGACTTTTATCTCTGTCAATCTCAATGCCTATAATTCCAATCGTCCTAAAATTGGATTGGTACTTTCCGGTGGAGGAGCCAGAGGTTTGGCTCATATTGGTGTATTAAAAGCATTGGAAGAGAAAAAAATCCCGATTGACTATATCGCAGGAACTTCTATGGGTGCGATCGTAGGTGGTTTATATTCGACTGGAATGAGCACTGATGATTTGGATTGGGTTGTCAGATCCATTGATTGGAAGAGGGTGTTCAGACCATCGACGGACAGGAAAAAACAACAATACAGTGCCAGACAAGCGGATAAAGATTATTTTGTTGATTTGGAGTTAGGTATATCCAAATCAGGACCAAAGAGTGGTAAAGGTTTTGCCGGTGGTCAGCAATTGATGTTGGAGTTACAAAGAATTGTAGGCTCGATTAAAACTGAGAAGTTTGATGATTTTCCGATTCCTTTTCGTGCTGTTGCTACTGATTTGAATGCTGCTGAACCGTATGTCATTGATCATGGTGATTTAGCAATGGCATTAAGAGCTTCAATGGCAGTTCCCTTAGTCTTTGGCCCGGTACGTCACCAAGGTAAGTTTCTGGCGGACGGTGGAATTCTGAATAACCTACCTGTCGATGTTGTGAAAGATATGGGAGCGGATATTGTGATAGCGGTTAATATTTCATCACCGCTCAGTGAAATTAATGAAGATTCATCAATTATCACTGTTTCTTATCAAAGTGTGGACGTAGCTTTGGTACAAAATACAATTCGTTCTTTAGGCTTGGCAGATATTGTTATAGCACCTGAGCTTGGCGAATTAACAGCATCGGATTTTGAGAAATATGAAGAATTTGTCAGTGCCGGAATTGATGGGGTTAAGAGTAAGTCATTAGTCCTTGAACATTTGAGTTTATCAGATGAGGATTATCTGACCAGTATAGATTCCAGAAAACTACTGATACAAGAAATTCCCAAAGTGATTGAGTTTGTCAGTTTCTCCGGCAACAAAAGAACATCGCTTGAGCGTCTAACTAATAAAACCAAACATATCTTAAATCGCCCTTTTGTGGTTTCGGAGATTCAAGATTTAGCCGATGAGTTAGCGGTAGATAATGATATATTGACTGTAACTTATAAAGTGATAAGCAATGAAACCAATCAGCAAGGAATTGATTTTCACATTCAGGAAAAAAACTGGGGGCCGGACTATCTGAAATTTGGTTTAAAAGTCGCCGGAGATTTTGATTCCAACACAAGGATTTCGATGCTGGCCAGACATCATCGCTACAATATCAACCGAAAAGGGGGAGAGTGGATTAACGATGTCAGTGTTGGAAGTTTATTGCAGTGGAAATCAGAGCTTAATCAGCCTATTGATTTTGTTGATAAGTATTTTCTCAGCGCCAACCTTCTGATGGCAAAAGATAGTCGCAGATTTTATGGAAATATTTACAACCCCTCTTTAGCCGGGCAAGATATTGAAGATGAATTTGATATCGAAGCAACCGGAGAGTACGATATCAAGGATTTTGGTTTTGGGATTGATTGGGGTGCAAATATTACTGAAAACAGTGAATTCAGAGCCGGCTTATGGTTTCTCGATCAAAATGTGGTATCAGTTATTAATGATTCAGAATTTGAAACAGCTATTGATCGTTCAGCCGGTTTACGTTTGAGATATGGTCTTGATACATTAAACAAAGCTGTTTATTCGCGTTCAGGTATGGATTTAAAAGCCGAGATTGGTTTGTTCGATAATGTTCAAATTGCCAAAGTTGATGTTTTTAAAAGGATTCCTATTTCAGACAATACTGCCATTCATTTGGGTTTCCAAGGTGATTTTACAAATCATGCGGAAGACGGAGAGGTTTTATTTGCCTATGGTGGCTTGGATAACTTTGCCGGTTATCCGCAACACTCTTTACTTGGATTAAATGCAGTGGTTTTTGAACTGGGAGCATTTACCGACTTGGATAGAATTAATTTACCAATCTTTGGATCGCCAAAGTTTATTATCAAAGGGCATTACGGAAATGTTTGGCAACACCACATACAAGTCGAAGATATGCTCTATGGTTATTCTGCCGGAGTTTCGCTTGACGTGGTTAATACAGTGCTGTTTTTAGGCAGTGGTTACACAGATGGTGGTGATTTCAGGTTCTACTTTAGGTTAGGAACCGGATTCTAA